One genomic window of Quercus lobata isolate SW786 chromosome 9, ValleyOak3.0 Primary Assembly, whole genome shotgun sequence includes the following:
- the LOC115960720 gene encoding receptor-like protein 43 — protein sequence MNLSLSHPHSHFLLLLFFFFFTILTHHSLTVTSTTCHVDDETGLLGFKSSITADPSGILSSWKPGSDCCTWSGITCLFGSRVTSLSLMGQSSKPNSFLSGPISPSLSKVKFLDGLYLQNLRNISGPFPDFLFGLPELKFIYIENNKLSGRIPGSIGNLTGLSALSLSGNQFSGPIPSSISQLTGLTQLNLGGNRLTGPIPNGIQKLKNLTLFSLDRNQLSGSIPDFFGSFSELRILRLSHNKFIGKIPASISALAPKLIYLELAQTGLNGQIPQFLGNFKTLDKLNLSRNNFSGVVPRSFANLTKIFNLDLSRNYLIDPFPNMSVKGIESLDLSYNKFHLGEIPKWATSSPIIYSLKLARCGIKLRLEDWKPSHTYFYDFIDLSENEISGSAIGLLNMTDYLVGFWASRNKLKFNLESLRIVERLKYLDLSRNEVFGKVPNGVSKLERLNVSYNHLCGKLPVTNFSASAFLGNDCLCGSPLAPCKSIA from the coding sequence atgaacctctctctttctcacccTCACTCTCATTTCCTCCTcctactcttcttcttcttcttcactatcCTCACCCACCACTCCCTCACAGTCACATCAACCACCTGCCACGTGGACGATGAAACAGGTCTCTTAGGCTTCAAATCTTCCATCACAGCAGACCCATCCGGCATTCTCAGCTCTTGGAAACCCGGATCCGACTGCTGCACATGGTCGGGCATAACCTGCCTGTTCGGCAGCCGGGTCACAAGTCTCTCTCTTATGGGCCAGTCTAGTAAGCCCAATTCATTCCTCTCCGGCCCAATCTcaccctctctctctaaagTCAAATTCCTAGACGGACTTTACCTCCAAAATCTCCGAAACATTTCGGGTCCTTTTCCGGATTTCCTTTTCGGGTTACCTGAACTCAAATTCATCTACATCGAAAACAACAAGCTCTCGGGTCGAATACCCGGATCCATCGGTAACCTGACTGGACTATCTGCTCTGAGTTTATCAGGTAACCAATTTTCGGGTCCGATTCCGAGTTCGATATCCCAGTTAACCGGTTTGACTCAGCTCAATCTTGGCGGGAACCGCCTCACCGGTCCAATACCGAACGGGATTCAAAAGCTCAAGAATCTGACCTTATTCTCGCTCGACCGAAACCAACTATCCGGATCCATACCCGATTTTTTCGGATCCTTCTCGGAGCTCCGAATTCTCAGGCTCTCACACAACAAATTTATCGGGAAAATCCCGGCATCGATTTCCGCTCTAGCGCCAAAACTGATCTACCTCGAGCTCGCCCAAACCGGTCTCAACGGTCAAATTCCCCAATTTCTCGGGAATTTCAAGACCCTCGACAAGCTAAATCTCTCGCGGAACAATTTCTCGGGAGTCGTACCGAGAAGTTTCGCGAATCTGACGAAGATATTTAACCTCGACCTTTCGCGAAATTACCTAATTGACCCTTTCCCAAATATGAGCGTGAAAGGCATAGAGTCCCTTGATTTATCGTACAACAAGTTTCACCTAGGTGAAATTCCAAAATGGGCCACGTCATCACCAATAATTTACTCTCTGAAGCTAGCCAGGTGTGGAATTAAATTGAGACTAGAGGATTGGAAGCCTTCACACACTTATTTCTATGATTTTATTGATCTTTCAGAGAATGAAATTTCAGGCAGTGCTATTGGGCTTTTGAATATGACTGATTACTTGGTGGGCTTTTGGGCCTCAAGGAACAAGTTAAAGTTTAACTTGGAGAGTTTGAGGATTGTAGAGAGGTTGAAGTACTTGGATTTGTCTAGGAATGAGGTGTTTGGGAAAGTGCCAAATGGGGTTTCGAAGCTTGAAAGATTGAATGTAAGTTATAACCATTTGTGTGGGAAGCTTCCTGTGACTAATTTCTCAGCTAGTGCTTTTTTGGGGAATGATTGTTTGTGTGGTTCTCCATTAGCACCATGCAAAAGTATTGCATAG